A single window of Coffea eugenioides isolate CCC68of chromosome 7, Ceug_1.0, whole genome shotgun sequence DNA harbors:
- the LOC113776978 gene encoding ATP-dependent DNA helicase PIF1-like: MLTKWFEINQSNVSVRNLTFVEFPSKWTWKQNRQQWEFRLQGRCIGRLPYAHAHSGERYYLRTLLHKIRGARSYEHLKTINGTVHPTFKAAYAVLGLLNDDNEWNEALAEASTWAFAKNYETYSVYLNLRNSYKNSTYLKEHAILAPKMGDVHKLNNKMLSMLPDQSRAYMSVDTFCNTESDNVENMNPPKMLHSLNFPELSNHFLELKEGTPIILFRNLNQSEGHCNGTRLVVTRMGDKVLKTEVITRSNIGDLVLIPRISLMSQSSRTPFPIKRRQFPMKVAFAMTINKSQGQTLKNVGVYLPKPVFSHGQLYVALSCATSPVGLKILIVNRDNDPWDYTKNIVYHEIFDSL; this comes from the exons ATGCTGACGAAATGGTTTGAAATAAATCAGAGTAATGTTTCAGTTAGAAACTTGACTTTTGTGGAGTTTCCGAGTAAGTGGACTTGGAAGCAAAATAGACAACAATGGGAGTTCAGATTGCAAGGTAGGTGTATTGGAAGGCTACCATATGCACATGCTCACTCTGGTGAGCGATACTATTTGAGAACGTTGCTGCATAAAATTCGTGGTGCACGAAGTTATGAACATTTGAAAACTATTAATGGAACTGTACATCCAACATTCAAAGCTGCATATGCAGTACTTGGTCTTCTAAATGATGATAATGAGTGGAATGAAGCTTTAGCTGAAGCATCTACATGGGCATTTGCAAAAAATTATGAAACAT ATTCTGTCTATCTAAATTTGAGAAATTCATACAAAAATAGTACTTACCTCAAGGAACATGCTATTTTGGCTCCAAAAATGGGTGATGTTCACAAATTGAATAATAAGATGCTATCAATGCTTCCTGATCAATCACGTGCTTACATGAGTGTTGATACTTTTTGCAATACTGAAAGTGACAATGTTGAAAATATGAATCCTCCTAAAATGTTGCACTCTTTGAATTTTCCTGAActttcaaatcattttttggAACTTAAAGAAGGAACTCCTATAATTCTTTTCAGAAATCTCAATCAATCAGAAGGTCATTGCAATGGAACACGACTTGTTGTCACCAGAATGGGGGATAAAGTTCTTAAGACAGAAGTCATAACAAGATCTAATATTGGAGATTTAGTGCTCATACCTCGGATCTCTTTAATGTCACAAAGCTCACGGACTccttttccaattaaaaggAGACAATTTCCTATGAAAGTGGCATTTGCAATGACTATCAACAAAAGTCAAGGCCAAACATTGAAAAATGTTGGCGTTTACCTTCCTAAACCTGTGTTTTCACATGGTCAACTTTATGTTGCTCTTTCTTGTGCTACTTCACCAGTTGGATTGAAAATACTAATTGTTAATAGAGATAATGATCCATGGGATTACACAAAAAATATTGTGTATCATGAGATTTTTGACTCCCTTTGA
- the LOC113778728 gene encoding probable S-adenosylmethionine-dependent methyltransferase At5g38780, producing the protein MDLAKKGLVDELKVDMFNLPLYLPSPNEIKTLMKANEHLNVQRLEILSIPGKHVVFSNPSGIALYLRAALEGLLEKQFGSDIMDELFELFTQKLAESSSLFNPENQDMVVIFVLLKRNMRT; encoded by the exons ATGGACTTGGCTAAGAAG GGATTGGTCGATGAATTGAAAGTGGATATGTTCAACTTGCCACTATATCTCCCATCTCCTAATGAGATAAAGACCCTGATGAAGGCAAATGAACATCTAAATGTTCAGAGACTGGAGATATTAAGCATTCCAGGAAAGCATGTGGTTTTCTCCAACCCTAGTGGAATTGCTTTGTACCTCAGAGCTGCATTAGAGGGACTTCTAGAGAAACAATTTGGAAGTGATATCATGGATGAATTGTTTGAACTGTTTACGCAGAAACTTGCAGAGTCTTCCTCTCTCTTTAACCCTGAGAATCAGGATATGGTTGTTATTTTTGTCCTTCTCAAGCGAAATATGAGAACATGA